The following proteins are co-located in the Zonotrichia albicollis isolate bZonAlb1 chromosome 1, bZonAlb1.hap1, whole genome shotgun sequence genome:
- the AQP1 gene encoding aquaporin-1: MASEFRKKIFWRAVVAEFLAMSLFIFISIGSALGFQFPVVANKTSTRSQDNVKVSLAFGLSIATMAQSVGHISGAHLNPAVTLGLLLSCQISIFKALMYILAQCLGAVVATAILSGVTSSLPENSLGLNALSEGINAGQGLGIEIIATFQLVLCVLATTDRRRNDVSGSAPLAIGLSVALGHLLAIDYTGCGINPARSFGSALIANNFQDHWIFWVGPIIGGASAALIYDFILAPRTSDLTDRMKVWTSGQVEEYDLEGDDMNSRVEMKPK; this comes from the exons atgGCTAGtgaattcagaaagaaaatattctggAGGGCAGTGGTGGCTGAGTTCCTGGCCATGAgccttttcatttttatcagcattggctctgctctgggcttcCAGTTCCCCGTGGTGGCCAACAAAACATCAACGAGGTCTCAGGACAACGTGAAGGTTTCTCTGGCTTTTGGGTTATCCATTGCTACCATGGCTCAGAGCGTGGGCCACATCAGTGGGGCACACCTGAACCCAGCTGtcaccctggggctgctgctcagctgccaGATCAGCATCTTCAAGGCGCTCATGTACATCCTCGCCCAGTGCCTGGGGGCAGTGGTGGCCACAGCCATCCTCTCAGGAGTCACCTCCTCTCTCCCAGAAAACTCCCTGGGGCTTAATGCT CTTTCAGAAGGAATCAATGCAGGCCAAGGGCTGGGAATTGAAATCATTGCCACCTTCCAGCTGGTGCTGTGTGTCCTGGCCACCACAGACAGGAGAAGGAACGACGTCTCGGGATCGGCGCCTTTGGCCATTGGTCTCTCCGTTGCCTTgggccatcttctggct ATTGATTACACCGGCTGTGGAATTAACCCAGCCAGATCTTTCGGCTCAGCGCTCATCGCCAACAATTTTCAAGATCACTGG ATTTTCTGGGTTGGCCCAATCATTGGAGGAGCAAGTGCTGCCCTGATTTACGACTTCATCCTGGCGCCCAGAACCAGCGACCTCACCGACCGCATGAAGGTGTGGACCAGTGGCCAAGTAGAAGAGTATGACCTGGAAGGGGATGATATGAACTCCCGGGTGGAGATGAAGCCAAAGTAA